The DNA region GAGGCGCGGGTCGCCGATCCGCTGCTGCCGCTGGGACTGTTCGCGAACCGCAATCGGGTGGGGGCGGTGCTGACGGTGGCCTGCGCGGTCGCCGGGATGCTCGCACTGTTCCTGTTCCTCACCTACTACCTGCAATCGGTGCTCGGATACGGCCCGCTGCGGGCCGGGCTGGCTTTCCTGCCGCTGTCGTTGGCGGTAGCCGCTGCGGCGCAGTTGATTTCGGCTCGCCTGACGCATCGGGTCGCGCCGCGCACGCTGATCGTGCCCGGGTTGTGCGGCGCCGGGCTCGCCATGGCATTGCTCACCCGGCTGACCCCGGACAGTCACTACGCCTCCGGCGTGCTGCCCGCACTGCTGCTGCTCGGCGCGGGAATGGGCTGCGTCTTCGCCCCCGCGATCAGTGTGGCCACCGCCGACGCGCCGCCCCGGCAGGCGGGCGTGGTGGCGGCCGTGGTGAACGCCGGTCAGCAGATCGGCGGCTCGCTCGGGGTCGCCGTGCTCAACACCGTCGCCACCAGCGCGGCCGCCGGGTTCCTGGCCGGACGTCCGGACCGATCCGCCGTCGCCGCCGTGGTCCACGGCTACACCACCGCCACCGCCTGGGCGGCGGCGCTGCTCTTCCTCGCCGCACTCGCGGCGGGGTTGCTCATCACCGGAAATCCACGAAAGGGAAACCAATGACCGTCGAAGATCAGGTGCGCGAGTTGTGCCGGCGCTGGGCCGCGGCCGAGCAGCTCGAAGACGTTGCGGCACTGAACGATCTGACTGTTCCGGACTTCACCCTGGTCGGGCCGGCCGGGTTCGTGCTCGACAAGGGCGCGTGGCTGGACCGCTACCGCAACGGGGCGCTGCGGACCACGTCGATCGTGTGGGAGGACCCGGTCACCGTCCGCGATTACGGTGCCGCCGCCATCGCGATCGGCCGCTATGTCCAGGAGGCCGAATACCAGGGCAACAAGGCCGACGGCCGGTTCCGGAGCACGCATGTCGCGGTCGAGCGGGACAGCCGCTGGCTGCTGGCCGGACTGCATCTGAGCACCAGCGTCGGACCGTAGCGGCGCGAATCCATCGAGGTACGTTGAGGGAATGCCGAGACCCGACCGAACCCCCGTAGGCCTGGTTCTGACCCGCACCGCGAAGACGGTCAGCCGTGCCTTCGACGAGACCCTCGCCGCCTCTGGAGGTTCGCTGCCGGTCTGGCTGATTCTGCTGACCTTGAAGACCCAGCAGCTCGGCAACCAGCGAGAGCTGGCGAAGGCGGTGGGTATCGAGGGCGCGACGCTCACCCACCACCTCACCGCGATGGAGAACGAGGGCCTCGTCACCCGCCGCCGGGATCCGGCCAACCGCCGGGTGCAGCAGGTGGAACTCACCGAGCGCGGGGACGCCCTGTTCCTGCGGCTGGCCGGTGCGGCCGCTGCCCACGATCAGCGCCTGCGGGCCGGATTCAGCGATGACGAGGTCGCCGTGCTCAGCGATCTGCTGGACCGGCTGGCGCACAACATGAACAAGCCGACCGTCCCCTGACCCCGGTTCGAGGTCACCCGGGGGTCGGCATCGCCCGAACTGGAGTGACCATGAACCCCGAACTGCTCGCCAAGCTCATCCGATTCCAGCAGCCCGAGAAGGCGCTGCCCTACCTGAACGGTCTCGACGACGCCCGCGTCGCCGGACTGTTCGACCTCGATCCGGGCGAATACCGGGACCTGCGTGCGGGATTCGCCGATCAGACCCGCCGGGCCGCCGAGGAACTGCTCGAGGATGCCGAATTGGCGGCACAGGTGGACCGGCTGCCGTTCACGGCGGGTCAGCACGTGCTCGCGCTCGGTGAGAGTTCCACGGCGGATCGACTGTCCTGGTTCGAGATTCTGCGTCAACTGCTGGCCATCCGCCGCCCCGGCGACGCGATCAAGTTGACCAATGCGGCCGTAACCGGTTGCACCACAACACAAGCGCTGACCGCACTGCCGGGCCTGGGCTTCCAGCGCCCGGACTGGGTGCTGTGCCAGCTCGGCGCGAACGACGCACAACGGCTGGGCAGCACCCGAACCCGGCTGGTCAGTGCCACCGAGACCGCACGCAATCTGCTGCTGTTGCGCGACCGCGGCCTGGAAATCACGTCCGCACAGTGGGTTTGGCTCACCCCGACCGCGGTCGACGAGGGCCGCGCGGCCACCTTCACCCATTTCCAGAGGGCCGGAATCACCTGGGCCACAGCGGATATGGCGGACACGGCGAAGGTGCTGTCCGTGCAACCGGAACCCGTGGTCGACGCCCTGTCGGTCACCGAACCCCTCCCAGGAGCCGAGCTACATCTCGACGACGGCGTGCATCTGACCATCGACGGCCAGATGGCGGTCACGGTCGAGCTGGTCGCCTCCCTGTCCCGGATTTCCTGACTCTCGAGACCAAGGATCACCGCTCATGACGATCATCGCCCCCCGCTCCAGACTCCTGACACTGGTCCCCGTCCTGCCCTTCACCGGGCTCACCATCGCCTATGTCGCCACGAATTCCGCTACGCCGCACCCGGATGCCAGCGGTGCGGCCGTTCTGGCCTACACCACCGCCCATCAGGACCTGATCCATCTCGGCGCGTTTCTGCTGCTGCTGTCGGCCGCTCCGCTCGTCCTCGCGACCGGGCTGTTGCACCGGGCGCTGCGGGCCCCGGCCATCGCGGTCATGGGCGGAGCGCTCGCCGCGTCCGGGCTCACCCTCAGCGCACTGTTCTCCTGGACCGGTGCGCGGCTACCCAGTTCGGCCGCACCGGAATCGGCGCGGGCGTTCGCCGATCTGGCGTTCCTGACCGGCGGGCCCGCCTATGCCGCCGGGTTCGGGCTGCTCGCCCTGGGCCTGTCGATTCCGGTGCTGATGGACACCGAATTGCCCCGCTGGGTCGGCATCTTCGGATTGGTGATCGCCGGCGCGGCGGCGCTCTCGACACTGGCGCTGGTGGCCTCCGGGTTCACCTATCTGCTGCCGGTGGTCCGCTTCGGCGGGCTGATCTGGCTGATCTGCACCGCCGTCGTGGTGTCGCGGCGTGCGTCGTTCCCGACGGAATCCGCGCTCCCCGCGCATGTTTGAAAGGTCACCGCAATGATCAGCAGCTATTCCGACCTGTCCGGCAAGACCGCCGTCGTCACCGGCGGCTCGCGAGGCATCGGCGCGCGGACCGCGCGCGCCCTGGCCGCCAATGGGGCGCGGGTCTGCGTGGTGGGCCGCGACGAGCAGGCTCTGGGCGAGGTGGTCACCGCGATCACCGGTGCGGGCGGGACCGCGGTCGCCGCCGTCGCCGACGTCACCTCCGACGCCGACCTCACCGCCGTGCGTGCACTGGTCGAGAACGAGCTCGGTCCGGTCGATATCCTCGCCGCGTTCGCCGGCGGTCAGGGCTACCCCACGCCGAGTGCCGAACTCACCGAGCAACGCTGGCATCAGGTCCTCGACTCCGATCTGACCTCGGTCTTCCTGACCATCCGCACCTTTCTGACCGGCATGATCGAGCGGGCGCACGGCAGCATCATCACCATGTCCTCCGCGGCGGGACGGCAACCGTCCCAGGCGAATCTGGCCTACGGCGTCGCCAACGCGGGCGTGGTGATGCTCACCCGTCACCTGGCCACCGAGCTCGGCCCGCACGGCATCCGCGTCAATGCGCTGGCCCCCACCGCCATCCGCACCGAGAAGGTCGCCGCCAATATGCCCGAGGCGGTTCAGCAGCAGGTCGCGGCGCAGCATCCACTGCGCCGCCTGGGCACCCCTGACGATGTCGCGGAGGCCGCACTGTTCCTGGCCTCGGATGCCTCCGCCTATCTGACCGGCATCACCATCGATGTCGCCGGGGGCCGGATCACCAACTGAGGCCCACCGCGAGACGCACTGTGCCCCATGCCTTCCGGCATGGGGCACAGTGCGTCGGTGTCAGGGGACGAGGACGTCCAGGACGCCGGGGTGGGCGCGGAACAGGGCCGGGAGGTGGCCGGCCGGGTCGCCGTCCGCGGTGGCGGGGGCGCCGGGGGCGGTGAGGCGGATCTCGCGGGCCCGGTACTGGACGGCGGCCGGGTGGTCGATGCGCTTGCCGGCCGACAGGGTCGGGAGCAGGCGCAGCATTTCCAGGCGGGACATGGCGCCGACGACGGTGAGGTCGAGCAGGCCGTCGTCGATCTCGGCGTCGGGGGTGATGCGCATGCCGCCGCCGTAGGTGCTGGTGTTGCCGACCGCCACCATGACCGCGTCGAGTTCGAGGACCGTGCCGTCGGGGTGGTCCGGGGAACCGGTCAGTTCGATGCGATACGGGACCGCGAGCTTGCCCACGAGTTCCAGCAGGGCGGCGACGGTGTAGCGCATGGGACCGTTGGGCCAGCGTAAGGCGTTGGCGCGCAGGGTGACCCGGGCGTCGAGGCCGGTGCCGGTGACGGTGGCGAACCAGACGGCGCGACCCGATTCCTCGGTCTCGACGGTGCCGAGGTCGATGGCACGGGTGCGGCCGTCGAGGATGGTGGCCACCGCGGCGGCGGTGTCGTCGGGGATGCCGAGTTCGCGGGCCAGGTCGTTGCCGGTGCCGCCGGGTATCAGGCCCAGCGGTACGCCGGTGCCGGCGAGCGCCTGCAGCACGACGCCGACCAGGCCGTCGCCGCCCGCCGCCACCACGGCGTCGGGACGCTTGTCGGGGTCGGCCAGCGCCTTGCGGACCAGTCGTTCGCTGTCGGCGGCCGACTCGCCGCGGATCTCGGTGACCTGGACGCCGAATTCGACGAACCGGTTGGCCGCCTCGACGGCGACCAGTGCGCCCTTGCCGTGACCGGAGAGCGCGTTGGTCACCAGGGCGATGGAGCGGATGGTTCTCACGGAATCAGCTTCCCAGGGTTCAGGATTCCGGTGGGATCCACGGCGTTCTTCACCGCGCGCAGCACCTGAACGCCCAGGTCACCGATCTCGTCGGTCATCCAGGGGCGGTGGTCGGCGCCGATCGCGTGGTGGTGGGTGATGGTGCCGCCCGCGGCCACGATGGCATCGCCCGCGGCCTTCTTGGCGACGGCCCAGCCGGCGATCGGGTCCTGCGCCTGCTTGGCGACGACGGTGAAGTACAGCGACGCACCGGTGGGGTAGGTGTGCGAGATGTGGCACATGACCAGGGCCGGCAGGCCGAGCGCGTCGACCAGCGCCGCGGTCACCTTTGCCTTGAGATTGTCGAGATTGCTCCAGGTGGTGGCGGTTTCGAGGGTCTCGCACAGCACGCCCACGTCCAGCAGCGCGTCCCGCAGGTAGGGGGCGGCGAAACGGCCGTGCTCCCATTCGCGGGCCGGGCCCTCGCCGAGAGCGGTGCCGCCGGCGGCGGCCAGCAGGGCGGCGGCCTCGGTGCTGCGCGCGGCCACGTGCGCGGCGGTGCCCTCGAAGGTGGTGACGGCCAGGCAGCCGCCGACGGCCGCGCCGCCGATGTCTCCGGCGCGGGCCAGGTTCAGGCCGGTCTCGGCCTCGTCGGAGAGCCGCATGACGGTGGGGGCGGCCCCGGCCTGGATGACCGCGCGCAGCGCGGCCGCGCCGGTGGCGAAGTCGGGGAAGGACCAGGCCTGGTAGCCGGTGGTCTCGGGGACCGGGTGCACGCGCAGGGTGACCTCGGTGATGATGCCGAGGGTGCCCTCGGAGCCGGAGAACAGTTCGCGCAGATCGGGTCCGGCGGCGGAGGCGGGGGCGCGGCCCAGGTCGAGATCGCCTGCGGGGGTGGCGATCCGGAAGCGCTGGATCATGTCGTCGAAGCGGCCGTAGCCGGCCGAGGCCTGGCCCGAGGAGCGGGTGGCCGCGAAGCCGCCGATGGTGGCGTATTCGAAGCTCTGCGGGAAATGGCCGAGCGAAAGACCGTGGCGGGCAAGCAGTTCCTCGGCCTGCGGGCCGGTGAGGCCCGCGCCGAGGGTGGCGGTGCCGCTGACCGGGTCGACGTCGGTGAGGGTGTCGAGGCGGCGCAGGTCGAGGGCGATGACGGCCGGGAACTCGCCGCGGGCCGGGTCGAGGCCGCCGACGACGCTGGTGCCGCCACCGAAGGGCACGACCGCGATGGCGTTGGCGGCGCAGTACTTCAGGACCGCGAGGACTTCGTCGTGGTCGGCGGGGAAGGCGACGGCGTCGGGCGCGTCCTGCTCGCCCTCGGCGCGGCGGCGCGAGCAGGTCGGGGGTGGACTTGCCACCGGCGCGGACCAGCCGGTCGCGGTGGTCGATCGACAGGTTCTCGGCTCCGACCACCGCGACGAGCCCGGCATGCTGATCCGGCGTGAGCGCCGAGGCGCGCAACGGCACATCGCCCTCATCGCGACGGGTCGCCGGCTCGCCGGACACCCCGAATACCTGCGTGAGCAGTCCCCGGATCTGCACGGACAGTGGTTTGTGTCCGGCCGGGGAACCCCAGGCGTCCCACACCATACTCGCGCGGGCGTGCGCCTCGCCCGAGTTTTCGGTGGATGCGGAAGCTGCTTGTGTGTCGACCATGCGTTACAGTGTGACATAGAATGTCAAGCAGTAACGGCAACTACTCTCCCATGGTGGCAACCATGAGTTCTACCGAACCATCATCCGCCGTCGACCGGGCCATCCTGGACGCGGCACGCGCCTGCGTGGCCGAATTCGGCGTCCGGCGCACCACCCTGACCGAGGTGGCCCGTCGCGCGGGCGTCAGCCGTCCCACCGTGTATCGCCGCTGGCCCGACACCGGCTCGCTGGTGGCCGACCTGCTGGTGCGTGAACTGCGCGAGATCATCGTCGACACCGCCCCCAGCACCGGCACCGCCCGCGCGCGCCTGGTCGGCGCGATCGTCGGCGGCGGGTCGATGATCCGCCGAAACCCCCTGTTCGCCAAGATCTTCCGCGCCGACGCCGACGTCATGCAGACCTACGTGTTCGAGCGCCTGGGCCGCAACCAGCGCGCCCTCATCGACCTGTTCGCCGACGGCATCCGGCAAGGCCAGGCCGACAACTCCATTCGCGACGGCGACCCCCAGCACCTGGCCGCCATGCTGCTGCTCATCTCCCAATCCGCGGTCCAGTCCGCCTCCGCGTTCGCGGTGGTGCTCGACAGCGACCACCTCGACGCCGAACTGACCCACGCCCTGGACGGCTACCTCACGCCCGGCGACCCCGGCCCGCGATGACCACGTCCGGCGACCGAATCTCGTCCCGCGCAACGATTCCGCTCCTTCGGGCGGATACGGCGCGGCACGGAGCGGGCGCCGGAACCGCGGACCGATCGGCCGTCCGGCGCCACGGACTCATTCCCTTCCATCGACACCCGCATCGAAAGGCCCTGATATGACCAGCAATCCGGATCGGTCCAATTCCGCGCTCAATCGGGAGCGACGGCAGCGGGAGCTGACCGCGCTGGGCGACGGGGCCACGATCGACGTGCTGGTGATCGGTGGCGGCATCACCGGCGTCGGGGTGGCGCTGGACGCGGCCGCGCGCGGCTTGCGGACGGTGCTGGTGGAGAAGCACGACTTCGCGTTCGGTACCAGCCGGTGGAGTTCGAAGCTGGTGCACGGCGGGCTGCGGTATCTGGCCAGCGGTGGCGTCGGGATCGCGCATGAGAGTGCGGTCGAGCGCGACATCCTGCTGACCCGCACGGCGCCGCACCTGACCCGGGCGCTGCCGCAGGTGGTGCCGCTGCTGCCGAATATCGGTGCGGCGCAGAAGCTGCTGGTGCGGGCCGGGTTCCTGGCCGGGGACGTGCTGCGCCGGACGGCGGGCACGCCGGCGTCGGTGCTGCCGCGGTCGCGGCGGGTGGCCGCGGCGGAGGCGCTGCGGTTCGCCCCGACCGTGCGACGGGACGGGCTGCGCGGCGGATTGCTGGCCTGGGACGGGCAATTGGTGGATGACGCGCGCCTGGTGGTGGCCATCGCGCGCACCGCCGCGCGGGAGGGCGCCACGGTGCTGACCCGGGTCGAGGCCGGGAACGTGACCGGCACCTCGGCCACCCTGACCGACACCCTCACCGGTGAAACCCTGGACGTGACAGCGCGTTCGGTGGTGAACGCCACCGGCGTTTGGGCCGATCAGGTGGATCCGAGCATCGAGCTGCGCCCGTCGCGCGGCACCCACCTGGTGTTCGACGCGGCCGCGTTCGGCGGTCTCACCGCGGCGCTGACCGTGCCGATCCCGGGCAGCACCAGTCGTTTCATCTTCGCCTTCCCGGCCGCGCACAACCGCGTGTACCTGGGTCTCACCGACGAGGAGGCGCCCGGCCCGGTGCCCGACGTCCCGCACGCCACCGACGGCGAGATCGACTTCCTGCTCGACACCGTCAACACGGTGCTGCGGGAGCCGTTGCGCCGCAGCGATATCCGCGGCTCCTTCGCGGGTCTGCGCCCGCTGCTGCGCACCGGCGACGACAGCACCGCCGACATCTCCCGCGAGCATGCCGTACTGACCTCCCCCACCGGCGTGATCACCGTGGTGGGCGGCAAGCTCACCACCTACCGCAAGATGGCCGAGGACGCCACGGACGCCGCCGTGGCGCACGCGCGGCTGTCCGCCTCCCCGTGCCGCACCCGCGCGCTGCCGCTGGTCGGTGCGGTGTCCGGCGCGGCTCGCGATGGCATTCAGGCCCCGCCCCGTCTGGTCGAGCGCTACGGCAGCGAGGCCGCCACGGTTCTCGAACTGGCACAACAGCATCCGGCCCTGGCGGCGGAGGTCGCGCCCGGGATGGACGTCACCGCGGCCGAATTCGCCTTCGCGGTCTCCCACGAGGGGGCTGTGGACGAAGCCGACCTGCTCGACCGCCGCACCCGCATCGGCCTGGTCGACACCGACCGCAAGGCCGCCGAGCCCGCCGCCCTGGCAGCTTTCCAGTAGCGGTCTAGTACCGCATTGCCACGCCGCTTTCGCATGGAGCGGTTGCCGCGCCCCGGTCACGGCCGGTAGCCGCGCCGCCTTCCACCGGCGGCCGTTGCCGCGAGGCCCCGTCAGCCGGGGACGGCGCAGCCGGAACCGGTGGGCAGGCCGGTGCCCACCTGGATGTCGACGTAGGGGAAGACGTCCGCGGCGCCGGCGTGGCGCTGCCAGATCTGCAGGCGGTGCGGTCCGGGGGTGGCCGGGTCCAGTGGGCCTGCGCCAGCGAGCCGGAGGGGTTGGCGACGGCGAAGGGAACGCTGTTGTCGTAGAAGACGACCGGGGTGACCGGGTCGTCGACGATGCCGTCGATGGCGTAGCTGCAGCCGGTGCCGTAGTTGGTGGCCAGTCCGAAGCTGATGCCCGGGTCGATGCCGACCCGGGTGCCGGTAGCGGCGGCGGGGGCGGCCAGTGCGGCGATGGTGGCGACCGTGGCGCAACCGACGGCGGCGGCGGTCGTGGTCCTGGTGATCGAGCCCGTCATGGTTCGGTCCTCATCGGGGTGCTGCCGGGGCCGAATGCACCGGCACGATGTCACGATCCTCGCTCGCGCATCCCGGCTTCGGGTCGCATTGCCGCGATCGGGCGGATTACGTGTCGCTGCGAACCCGGGTGGAACGGTCATATGCTTGGCTGCGATATTCCGAGCGCCGGGAGAGGGAGGCGCGGATGGGTCGAATGCCGACGCGGGTCGGAGTGATACCGGGGGCCGGCCTGGTCGCCCGGTACGGAAACGTGGTCATCTTCCTGTTCGGGGACAGCCCGTCCACGGACCGGATTCTCGGCACCGCCGAGGCCGCCGCCACCGCCCCCGACCCGGGGATGGCCATCGCCCAGCGGCTCGCCGCCACCGTCTTCACCGGCTCCACCCAGCCCCCCGCCTTCGGTGTGGTCGCCCCGACCGCCGGCGGCCTGCTGATCCTGCTGCGCGGCCCGGTCACCGCCGCGGTCGACGGCCCCGAGGGCTCCCGCAAACTCTCCGGGAACGCGCCATGACCTGGGCCGACGAGATCGTCGGGCACCCGGTCCGCCGCCTCACCCTGGCCGCCGACGGCGCGACCGGCGAAATCCCCCACACCGATCTGCGCGGGGGCGTCGTCCCGGGCCGCGGCTTCGTCCTGCACGCGCCGGTCTCCGGCCTGTCGGCCCCGCGCACCGCCGACCCCGCCCCGAAAGCGGCTGCGGCCCACGAGCCGGTCGCCCGGGAGCGCACGCCCGACCACAGGCAGGCGGCGGGCCCGGCCGACCGGCCCGCGTCAGGCCCCATTCCCGCCCCGGCCCAGCACGAGTCGAAACCTGCTTCTCCCCCGCCTGACCACGGTTCTGGGCCGGCTGCCTCACCCGAGCACGGTTCGAGGCCGGCTGCCGCCCCACCTGAACACGGGTCGAAACCGGCTGCTGCCCTACCCGAACACGGGTCGAAACCGGTTCCCGCCGCGCCCGAACACGCCTCGAAGCCGATCCCCGTGCCGACCGAGCGTGCGTCCGGGCCCGCGGCTGCCCCGCCCTCGCCGGTGCCGCCGCCTGGTTCCGGGCCGAATCTGGATGTGACCCGGCGCGTTTCGACGCCCCCGCCGTCACGTACCCGGTTCTCGACACCCACGCCCGGACCGGGTGCGGAACCCGCTTCCGCACAACAGGTTTCCCCATCAGGCCCCGATTCCAAGCCCGGGCACGCGTATCCGCGGAACGCGCCCACGGCTCCCGCACAGGGACAACGACCGGGTGCCCCGCGAGCCGAGCACCCCGCGCAAGCTCCCCGGGCCGCCGGGCCGGATTTGTCGAAGCGGCCCGCGGCGGGTTCGAAGCCCGACTCCGGGCGGGAGAATCGCCCCGATCCGGAGCAGCAGCCGCCGACCGCCGCCTACTCCCCCGAGCCGGAGGGAGCCGAGACCCGGGTGCCGTCCGGTCCACCCTCCACGTCCACGCTGGCGGGGCCGGGCGCCGCGCTCACGAGCACGGAGGGCGAGACGTATCCGTTGGATCGCCCGTATGTGATCGGCCGCGATCCGATGATCGACGATGCGGTCCGGCGGGCGGTGGCCTCGCCGATCGTGATCGCGCGCGACCGGCATGTCTCCCGCGTGCACGCGCGGGTGTTCATCGAGAAGGGTCAGGTGTTCGTGCGGGATGCGGGCACCCCGGGCGGCACGTTCGTGGCGGCGCCCGGCGCCGCGGAGTGGATTCGCGTGGGCCAGCAGCCGACGGAGTTGAAGGCGGGCTGGAGTCTGCGCATCGGGGAGCGGATCCTCACCTACCGTTCGAGCCACCCGTAGTCGCGACAGCCGGCGCGCGGCCGACTGTCATTGCAGCGCCGACCAATCGCCGCGCTGGAGGGCGTTGCGGGCGGCCGGTGGAATCGGCTTGCGGGCGCGCACGGCCTGCTGGGCGGCGGCCACGTCCGAGGGATGGTGTCCGAGCACGATCGCGCCGGCCACGCGGCCCTGGGCGAGGACCAGGCGACGGTAGGAGCGGCGGGGCGAGTCGTCGACCACGATCACCTCGTCGCGCTGTTCCGGTTCGACCTGCCCGATGCTGAACAGTTCCAGGCCCACGCCTTTGAGGATGGTGGCGGGTGTCTCGGCGGTGAGGACCTGTTCACCGCCGAGCGCGTTGACGGCCGCGGCCTGGGCTTGTTCGGCCGCGATGGGCCACAGGCCGAGTACGCGATCGCGGTGTTCGGCCACGTCACCGGCGGCGTACACGTTGGGCGCGGCGGTGCGCATCCGGTCGTCGACGAGAATGCCCTTGCCGCAGGGGATTCCGGCGCGTACGGCCAGGGCGGTGTTGGGCCGGATGCCGGTGGCGGTGAGGAACACGTCGCACGGCAGCAGGTTGCCGTCCTTCAGCACGACGGTGCGGACCGGGTCGCCGCCGCGCGGTCCGGCGGCCCGGGGATCCCCGGTCAGCGCGGCGGTTTCGGCGCGATGGCGGACTTCGATTCCGGCGCGGGCGAAGTGGTCCTCGACGATGGCGGAGGCGCGCGCGTCGAGTTGTTTGCTCAGCAGGCGGGCGCCGCGTTCCAGCACGGTGACCCGCAAGCCGAGCTGGTGCAGCGCGTAGGCGGCTTCCAGGCCGAGCAGCCCGCCGCCGGCGACGATCGCCCGGGTGCAGGACCGCTGCTGGGCGTAGGCGCGAATGTTCAACGCGTCCCCGGCTTCCCGGAGCACGAAGCTGCCCGGGCGGTGCAGTCCCTCGATGTCGGGCAGGGCGGCGGAAGCGCCGGTGGCGAGGATGAGCCGGTCGTAGGGCAGCACGTCGCCGGTGCCGAGGTGCACGCGCTGGGTGCGCGGATCCAGCTGCGTGGCCAGGGTATTGAGCCACGGCGTGATGCGATGGTCCTCGTACCACTGTTCGGGTTGCAGGTAGAGGCCCTGCATGGCGGAGCGGCCGGGGATGAGGCGGGAGATGCCCATGCGGTTGTAGAAGTCGTGGGATTCGCGGCCGACCAGATGGATTTCGCAGTCGGGGTGGCCGCGGCGCAGGAAGTCGGCGGCGGTGACGCCCGCGATACCGGTGCCGATGACCACCAGACTGACCAGGGATCGATCGAAATGGGCGGGGCGGTCACCGGTTCCGTGGCCGGGTTGCGGGGTGAGCGAGATCCGCACGCCGCCCTCGTTCACACCCGTGCGCAGCAGGCCATGCGGGTGTTGTCGGCGAAACCCAACCGGCGCAGGGTGTTCCGTTCGTCGCCGGTCGGCTCGCAGAGTTTGTCGCCGCCTTCGAGAACGGCGACCGGGTCGGCCCCGCAGACGCCCATGCGGCAGCCCGATTCCAGCGGCAGGTTCGCCTTCTCGGCGAGGTCGAGCAGGCTGACGCCGAGTTCCGCCGCCACCGTGCGGCCGTCGAATTCCACCGAAGCGCCAGGGGCAGTGCCATTTTCGACGTCCGCGCGGGGACGCGGGAAGGGCAGCAGGACCGGTTCGGTGCGCGCCCCGGTGGTGAGCGCGTACTGCAGTTCACTGACCCGAGTGCGGGCCACGAACAGCACCGTCGCCCCGAGCACGAACAGGCTGATCGGCCACCGCAGCCACGCCACACCCCCGACACCGGTCACCGTGGTGAACGCACTGAGCAGCACCGGGCCCGCGAACCAGTAGAAGCCGTTCAATGCGACCGCCGCGTACACCGCCGACAGGACGGCCGCGCTAACCCCGGTCAACGCCTCGACCGCGAAATACCCGCCCACCGCGACCATCACCGCGGCCCCCAGCGCCAGATATCGTTGTGGCACAGCGACACCCGGGTACCCGGCCAGCACCATGAACCCGAGCACGAATCCCGGCAGCGCGGCGGCGAACAGCTTGCGCGGCGCGCTCCAGCCGGGGTCCGGGTCGGCCATGTCGGCTTGGTAGGCGGCGCGCGGTTTGAAGTCGAAGCAGTTCTTGGCGCAGCCCACGCAGGGTTGGCAGTGATTGTTGGCGATGGTGACGAACGGCGTCTGCCCGTAGACGCGTTGCAGCGGGAACAGCGGGCAGATGCTGCTGCACCAGCCGCTCTTGCCCTTGAAGGCGATACCGCCGGTGAACGCGGCCAGCAGGACCGCGGAAAGCACGATGCCCGTGGCTGTTCCGCTGCGATCCAGGCCCGCGACCCGGGATCCGGCGATCCCGAAGAACAACGCGACCGCGATCAGATAGCCGCGCTGCTGCAACCACGCCGGCGCGGTGGCGGCGCGGGTGAACC from Nocardia tengchongensis includes:
- a CDS encoding DUF4386 domain-containing protein, giving the protein MTIIAPRSRLLTLVPVLPFTGLTIAYVATNSATPHPDASGAAVLAYTTAHQDLIHLGAFLLLLSAAPLVLATGLLHRALRAPAIAVMGGALAASGLTLSALFSWTGARLPSSAAPESARAFADLAFLTGGPAYAAGFGLLALGLSIPVLMDTELPRWVGIFGLVIAGAAALSTLALVASGFTYLLPVVRFGGLIWLICTAVVVSRRASFPTESALPAHV
- a CDS encoding TetR/AcrR family transcriptional regulator; amino-acid sequence: MSSTEPSSAVDRAILDAARACVAEFGVRRTTLTEVARRAGVSRPTVYRRWPDTGSLVADLLVRELREIIVDTAPSTGTARARLVGAIVGGGSMIRRNPLFAKIFRADADVMQTYVFERLGRNQRALIDLFADGIRQGQADNSIRDGDPQHLAAMLLLISQSAVQSASAFAVVLDSDHLDAELTHALDGYLTPGDPGPR
- a CDS encoding diacylglycerol kinase family protein, with the protein product MRTIRSIALVTNALSGHGKGALVAVEAANRFVEFGVQVTEIRGESAADSERLVRKALADPDKRPDAVVAAGGDGLVGVVLQALAGTGVPLGLIPGGTGNDLARELGIPDDTAAAVATILDGRTRAIDLGTVETEESGRAVWFATVTGTGLDARVTLRANALRWPNGPMRYTVAALLELVGKLAVPYRIELTGSPDHPDGTVLELDAVMVAVGNTSTYGGGMRITPDAEIDDGLLDLTVVGAMSRLEMLRLLPTLSAGKRIDHPAAVQYRAREIRLTAPGAPATADGDPAGHLPALFRAHPGVLDVLVP
- a CDS encoding SGNH/GDSL hydrolase family protein, giving the protein MNPELLAKLIRFQQPEKALPYLNGLDDARVAGLFDLDPGEYRDLRAGFADQTRRAAEELLEDAELAAQVDRLPFTAGQHVLALGESSTADRLSWFEILRQLLAIRRPGDAIKLTNAAVTGCTTTQALTALPGLGFQRPDWVLCQLGANDAQRLGSTRTRLVSATETARNLLLLRDRGLEITSAQWVWLTPTAVDEGRAATFTHFQRAGITWATADMADTAKVLSVQPEPVVDALSVTEPLPGAELHLDDGVHLTIDGQMAVTVELVASLSRIS
- a CDS encoding MarR family winged helix-turn-helix transcriptional regulator, whose amino-acid sequence is MPRPDRTPVGLVLTRTAKTVSRAFDETLAASGGSLPVWLILLTLKTQQLGNQRELAKAVGIEGATLTHHLTAMENEGLVTRRRDPANRRVQQVELTERGDALFLRLAGAAAAHDQRLRAGFSDDEVAVLSDLLDRLAHNMNKPTVP
- a CDS encoding glycerol-3-phosphate dehydrogenase/oxidase, with the translated sequence MTSNPDRSNSALNRERRQRELTALGDGATIDVLVIGGGITGVGVALDAAARGLRTVLVEKHDFAFGTSRWSSKLVHGGLRYLASGGVGIAHESAVERDILLTRTAPHLTRALPQVVPLLPNIGAAQKLLVRAGFLAGDVLRRTAGTPASVLPRSRRVAAAEALRFAPTVRRDGLRGGLLAWDGQLVDDARLVVAIARTAAREGATVLTRVEAGNVTGTSATLTDTLTGETLDVTARSVVNATGVWADQVDPSIELRPSRGTHLVFDAAAFGGLTAALTVPIPGSTSRFIFAFPAAHNRVYLGLTDEEAPGPVPDVPHATDGEIDFLLDTVNTVLREPLRRSDIRGSFAGLRPLLRTGDDSTADISREHAVLTSPTGVITVVGGKLTTYRKMAEDATDAAVAHARLSASPCRTRALPLVGAVSGAARDGIQAPPRLVERYGSEAATVLELAQQHPALAAEVAPGMDVTAAEFAFAVSHEGAVDEADLLDRRTRIGLVDTDRKAAEPAALAAFQ
- a CDS encoding SDR family NAD(P)-dependent oxidoreductase: MISSYSDLSGKTAVVTGGSRGIGARTARALAANGARVCVVGRDEQALGEVVTAITGAGGTAVAAVADVTSDADLTAVRALVENELGPVDILAAFAGGQGYPTPSAELTEQRWHQVLDSDLTSVFLTIRTFLTGMIERAHGSIITMSSAAGRQPSQANLAYGVANAGVVMLTRHLATELGPHGIRVNALAPTAIRTEKVAANMPEAVQQQVAAQHPLRRLGTPDDVAEAALFLASDASAYLTGITIDVAGGRITN
- a CDS encoding nuclear transport factor 2 family protein, whose protein sequence is MTVEDQVRELCRRWAAAEQLEDVAALNDLTVPDFTLVGPAGFVLDKGAWLDRYRNGALRTTSIVWEDPVTVRDYGAAAIAIGRYVQEAEYQGNKADGRFRSTHVAVERDSRWLLAGLHLSTSVGP